CTTCGCGGAGTGTATCGAAAATTCGATCGACCGTTTCGAGAGATATGTGAGGCTGGCCGAGGTAGCCGGTTCGCTGGCTCCAGATTACCTCGTAAGGGTCACCGTCCGGATCGACATGGTTCGACCATTGTTTCTTCACCTCGAAGTGCTCGGCAACGAGCGGACCGAACGCCGACCAGTCGTTCGCTTCGCGTGCTTCTTTCCATGATTCATGAGCGCGAGAATTTATCGCGCTGATCTCATCGTTCAGGTCGTCGGGAATCCGACTCGCAGTGGTGTACTCGCGTCGTACTTCTCTGACGATTGCCTCCTGTCCATCGTCGAGGTCTGCATCATCGAGCACATTCAGCGCCTCCCCTAGCCTGTCGTCGGTGAGGTACCTGTGTCGAGCGGCAGAAAGTGTCGTTCGCTGACTGGACCGTGCCGGAGCACCACCGGGTGGCATCATCACGTCGGAATCCCAGCGCATGAGCTGGTTCGTCTTCTCGAGGTCGATAACGCGCTGTGACTGCTCCAGCACTATCTGATAGGCCTCCTCAGCTGATTGAACTGCCATATAGATGTTCTCTTGTCGTGGTCTGATAAATTTATGCACATCAAACCCCAGACGGCCAAACCCCCAATCTATACCTTCCCCTTCCCCAGATGCACCGTATGGACCTCACAGGGAGAACCGCACTTGTCACTGGCGCAGCTGCCGGTATCGGTCGGGGAATCGCAATCGAACTCGCACGGGGCGGTGCAAACGTCGCCGTCACAGACCTCCGGAAAGAACCGAAACTGGTGGAGGAGCAGGAACGGGGTGAGACGACCGAAGTCATCGAGGACTTCGGGGGCGACGCCCTATTCAGCGAGTGCGATGTCGGAAATGAATCATCGGTCAAAGCGACAGTCGGCGAGACTGTCGAAGCGTTCGGTGGCATCGACATTCTGGTCAACAACGCGGGCATCTCGGTTCCCGGTTCCGTGACCGAACTCGGGTGGGAGGATTGGGAGCAAATTGTGGACGTCAACCTCACCAGCGTGTACCTAACGACAAAGCACGCGGCCTCTCATCTGAACGAGAGTGGAGCAGGAAGAATTGTCAACCTTGCGTCGACGGCCGCGTTCGAGGGAACGCCAAAGGGGGCCGGGTACTGTGCGACGAAAGGCGGTGTAGTCAACCTAACCCGCCAACTGGCCGTCGACTTCGGATCTGACGGCACGACGGCCAACGCCCTCTGCCCAGGTCCCATCTACACTAGCATGTCACAAGGAACGTTCGACGACCCCGAACGCCGTGAGGTTTATGAGGAACACGTCCTGCTCCCTTACTTCGGAGAACCGGAGGACGTCGGTCAACTGACCCGGTTCCTGGCGTCAGACGCCGCCCGGTACATCACTGGGACAGCCATCCCAATCGACGGTGGCTGGCTAGCGAGCAGGTAGCTCAGAGGTTGTTGTACAGGTAGTGCCACGGTTGGGCACGTTCGAGTGCGGCGCCCGCTGCAAGGACTAGACCGTCGGCAAAGCGCTGTCCAGCAATCTGTAGGCCAACGGGGAGCCCGTCGACAGTACCAGCAGGGATGGAAAGCGCCGGCGGCCCGCCAAAGTTGAACGGGAACGTTAGGAACCAGTCGGTCGCAGGATCGATGGCTTCACCGTCGATGATCTCCGGGCCGACAGTCCCATTCTCGACGCGGGTCACCGAAAGCGTCGGCGTCACGAGTAGGTCGTACTCCACGAACACGTCCTGGAGGACGTCGTAAATCTTCGAATGGATTTCATTCACTCGTTTGTATGAGACTGCGTCTATATCGTACCCCTTCTCGGTGGATTCGACGAATGATTTGCCAAGAATATCTGGATGTTCAGTGAGGTCGATGCCGTGTTCTTCGGCGACGCGCTCGGTCAGGACGGCGTTGTGGACGGGTCCCCAGTTGTGATACTTGGGAGCGACCAGTTCTTCCAGCGACAGGCCGAAGTCGATATCAGGGCGGTGAAGAGTTGAAGAGGTTTTGTCCGCGAGCACTGAGGCTGCATCTTCGACGATTGCTTCGACGGCTTCGGCGACCGGGAACACCCCCAAGTCCGGGCTGTAGGCGATATCGAGGTTGAGGGGATCCTCCTTGGTCGCCGACAGGTATCTCTCGCTTGTTTTGGGGTGTGAGAACGGGTCATTGTGGTCGGGATTCGAGACAACATCAAGTACGAGCGCAGCGTCGGGCACCGTCCGGGTTATCGGGCCGGCGTGATTTCCACGAGCGTGGGCGAACGCGTCCGGTCGATTCACCCACGGGATGAGCCCAAACGTCGGTTTATATCCAACGACACCGCACAGGGATGCTGGAATTCGAATCGAGCCACCACCATCGGTTCCGTAACCAATCGCCGCCAACCCTGCCGCGACAGCGGCCGCCGAACCGCCCGATGACCCACCTGCATTGAAATCCTCGCCGAAGGGGGCCGAACAGTACCCAACTAGGTCGCTCTCCGTCACCGCGCTCCGGGCGAACGGCGGCGTGTTCGTCTTTCCCAGCACTATCGAGCCTTCGCTCCGCAGCCGAGCTACTGCCGGGTCGTCTGCTTCGGCAGTGTTGTCGGTCAGCAACGAGATACCGTGAGTGGTCGCCACACCCTCCACATCGACGATGTCTTTCACCCCAACGGGTACCCCCACAAGCAGACCGGGATCCGATCCGTCGGCGATAGCCGCGGCCTGCTTGTGGGCGGCGGCCCGCGCACGCTCTTCAAGGGTTGTGATGTACGAACCGAGCGAATCGTCCCGCTCGTCAATACGGTCGAGGTACGCGTCGACGATATCGACGGGCGATAGATCTCCCGTACGGACTTTCTCTGCCAGTGATACTGCTGAGGCGGTGGTCACGTTTTCGGCCATGACATCACATATGTCTCGACGTATTATATAGGAGATCACAGGTGAGTGGGTGGCGGCCGGCACAGCTGGTACAGGGATACCCTTAAGATGGATTCAGACATCGCCCGAAGTATGTACGAGTGTTTCGGTAGTCAACCGACCGCATGGGCCGGAAAGACTGCCGCCGAAATCAAAGCAATTGCTGAAGAAGATGGTTCGATTCTCGTTCTCCCTGTAGGAAGCATCGAACAGCACGGACCACACCTGCCCGTCTCGACCGATACCATCTGCGCCGACGCGTTAGCACACGAAGGCGCGAAGCTGGTCATGGACGAAATCCCGATCCTGATCGGTCCAGCACAGTGGGCAGGTAACTCCCCGTACCACGTGGGGTTCCCAGGTCGCATCGACGTCACGTTCAGCAAACTCGTCGAATTCTACGAAGAAATGGCGTCTTCCGCCCTCGAAACTGGGTTCGATGCTCTGCTCTTCCTGAACGGACACGGCGGCAACCACAACGCTATCGGCGGCGCGAGCAAGGCCATCGGACTCGACCACCCTGATATCGAGGTATTGGCGATTACTTACTTTGGGCTTGCCGCGGATTTCATAGACGAGATTCGAGACTCCAAACCTGGCGGAATGAACCACGCGGGAGAACTGGAGACTTCGATAATGATGCACCTGCGCCCCGACCTCGTCCGAGGTGATCTCATCGAGGGCGCGAACCTCGACGAACCATACACACACGCATACGATGATATGTTTGTCGGTGGACCGCTCTCAGTCCACCGGCTCGAAGAAGAGTATTCAGAGAACGGCGCCGTCGGCAACCCCGAGTTCGCTAGCGCTGAGAAGGGCAAGGAAATCTTCGAAAAACTCTGTACGGAGATGAGAATTCTGTTCGAAGAAATTTACGAACAGAATGCGAACTGAGACCAGACAACTGTTGTTACTGCGGTTTCGCAAACGTCAGCATTCGCTGTGGATTGGTCGTGAGGATCTGTTCGACGACTTCGTCAGGAACGCCTGCCCCATCAAACATCGGCACCACGTTCGTGAGGATATGCGCGTAACCGTGACCGCCGTACGTTCGGAGGAGGTGTTTGAGAAAGATGTCGTGCGAGAGTAACAACTGATCCGCGTATCCGTCTTCGACTAGCTCCGCGACATAACCGGCCCGGTCAACGTCCGATGGCTGGGCGTCCTTAGCGTGCGCGAAGTACAGATCATGCCCAAACAGGTCAAACTCGACGTACGCACCGCGGTCGAGAATCTGTCGTTGATACTCCATTGATCCTCCGAGCCACTTCGACTGGTCCATATGACAGATGACGACTCGGTCCAGCGGTAGTCCCTCCTCTTCAAGAATATCGAGTACCTGCAGCGCCCGCCTAGACGGTGGCCACTCGGGGTTGCGATTCGAGGGCGGGTGGACACTTACTGGAGCACCGGTCTCCAGCGAGGCCCGAGCCCCAGCCCGGAGTACTCTCTTTTCTTGCTCGTGGATGTCACCGGAAGTGCCGATTTCGCCGATGATACCGGCTCGGACGGATGTATCGTTGATTCCCTCGCTGACATCACTGACGAATTCCTCTGCGAGTTCGTCGATCGTAATGTCGCCAATTCGGTCGGGGTGAGAGTCGTAGGTATAAAAGGCCGTTCCGTGAACGAAGTTGAGGTCCGTTTCACGACCCACGCCGCGGACACGTACTGGGTCAGCACTGGTGCCCTTGGGTGTGACGTCAACAATGGTGTCGCCACCTGCCCGGTAAAAGTGCATGACCTCCTTGACGGCGTCCTCCATTGACTCTAATCGGAGGTTCCCCTGGTGTTGGGTCGGGTTGCGTCGGACGTACCAGAGATTGTCGAGAGAAATCGGTTCACGGGCGAGTTTTCGCTCGTAGGCGGACTCGGGTGTGTCGAATTTCTCTGGCCCCCACGATGAAAACAGGTGTTCGTGTGGAAGTGTGATGCCCAGGTTTTCAGGGTTTACCGGTCCCTCAGCGGTGATGGCTTTGCCTGCATCTGACATGGTTAGGATCTCACACTCTCATGGTATAACTGTGAGTGTTAGAACCGTCGGGGGCTACGCGGTGCCTGAACTGCAGGTATCGACGGAATTTTCATCTGAGCATGAGAGGTGATGGTCATGGGAATCAACACAGTCAAACTTGGGAAGACAGGCCTGAATGTCAGCGAACTTGCACTCGGTACCGCTCGGTTCGGAAGCCAGCGCTCCGACGGAGAAAAGGAAATTTCCCGCGATCAGGCACACAGGCTGCTTGACAGATACGCCGAGGCTGGTGGCAACTTCATTGATATGGCGGACGTCTACGGCGGCGGCCGTGCTGAAGAGTACGTTGGAGACTGGCTCGGAGAACAAGATCGTGACAAGTTCATTCTCGCCTCGAAAATCTATTGGCCGACACGTGAGGACGACCCGAATGCGCAGGGACTCAACCGCAAGCACCTCCGCACTCAAATTGACAACATTCTCAATCGTCTGGGAACTGACTACGTCGATCTGCTTTACATCCACCGGTGGGACAACGAGACACCGGTCGCGGAGTTCATGCGAACTCTGAACGGCTTCGTCAATGACGGCCGTGTCCATTACCTCGGCGCGTCCAACCGAGATCCAAACGCCTGGCAGGTCGTTAAGGCGAACGAAATCGCCAAAAGAGAGGGCTGGGAGCCATTTACCAACACGCAAATTATAGTCAATCTCGTCGACCGGCAGATCGAACCGGAGTATCTGCCCATGGTGGAGTCGTACGGTCTCGGCTTGATGCCGTTCTCGCCCTTAGCCGGCGGCTTCCTGACCGGGAAGTACGAGCGCGACGAGTCCCCACCTGAGGGTTCCCGCGGCGCTCACGAAGATCGCTTCCGCGAAATGTACCTTACCGATGAGAACTTCGACGTACTCGACACCGTTCGCGAGGTTGCAGACGAGTACAATGCCTCAGTGGTTCAGGTGTCGCTCGCCTGGCTATTGCAACATCCGGCGGTAACGGCCCCGGTCATCGGACCGCGGACCGTCGACCAACTCGAGGCGAACATCGACGCCACGGACGTTGACCTCTCGGAAGACGCGTTCGAGCGGCTGAGCGAGGCCACATCCGTACCATACTGAGCAGTCGATTTTCTGCCTTTCAGGGTTAGAGAGCGTATAGTTCACCGTACTTTTCGCGGGCATAGTCGACGAAGTACTTGGCGGTGAGAGGTTCGCCGGTCGCACGCTCAATGAGCTCGTCGGTTCGGTACCGCTGGCCGTGTCGCTGAATCCGTTCCTCGAGCCAGTCGTGAATCGGCTCGAAGTTACCCTCGCGAACGAGTTCGTCGACGGCCAGATCTTTGCGCA
This is a stretch of genomic DNA from Natronosalvus rutilus. It encodes these proteins:
- a CDS encoding creatininase family protein gives rise to the protein MYECFGSQPTAWAGKTAAEIKAIAEEDGSILVLPVGSIEQHGPHLPVSTDTICADALAHEGAKLVMDEIPILIGPAQWAGNSPYHVGFPGRIDVTFSKLVEFYEEMASSALETGFDALLFLNGHGGNHNAIGGASKAIGLDHPDIEVLAITYFGLAADFIDEIRDSKPGGMNHAGELETSIMMHLRPDLVRGDLIEGANLDEPYTHAYDDMFVGGPLSVHRLEEEYSENGAVGNPEFASAEKGKEIFEKLCTEMRILFEEIYEQNAN
- a CDS encoding SDR family NAD(P)-dependent oxidoreductase, with protein sequence MDLTGRTALVTGAAAGIGRGIAIELARGGANVAVTDLRKEPKLVEEQERGETTEVIEDFGGDALFSECDVGNESSVKATVGETVEAFGGIDILVNNAGISVPGSVTELGWEDWEQIVDVNLTSVYLTTKHAASHLNESGAGRIVNLASTAAFEGTPKGAGYCATKGGVVNLTRQLAVDFGSDGTTANALCPGPIYTSMSQGTFDDPERREVYEEHVLLPYFGEPEDVGQLTRFLASDAARYITGTAIPIDGGWLASR
- a CDS encoding amidase, which gives rise to MAENVTTASAVSLAEKVRTGDLSPVDIVDAYLDRIDERDDSLGSYITTLEERARAAAHKQAAAIADGSDPGLLVGVPVGVKDIVDVEGVATTHGISLLTDNTAEADDPAVARLRSEGSIVLGKTNTPPFARSAVTESDLVGYCSAPFGEDFNAGGSSGGSAAAVAAGLAAIGYGTDGGGSIRIPASLCGVVGYKPTFGLIPWVNRPDAFAHARGNHAGPITRTVPDAALVLDVVSNPDHNDPFSHPKTSERYLSATKEDPLNLDIAYSPDLGVFPVAEAVEAIVEDAASVLADKTSSTLHRPDIDFGLSLEELVAPKYHNWGPVHNAVLTERVAEEHGIDLTEHPDILGKSFVESTEKGYDIDAVSYKRVNEIHSKIYDVLQDVFVEYDLLVTPTLSVTRVENGTVGPEIIDGEAIDPATDWFLTFPFNFGGPPALSIPAGTVDGLPVGLQIAGQRFADGLVLAAGAALERAQPWHYLYNNL
- a CDS encoding aldo/keto reductase, whose amino-acid sequence is MGINTVKLGKTGLNVSELALGTARFGSQRSDGEKEISRDQAHRLLDRYAEAGGNFIDMADVYGGGRAEEYVGDWLGEQDRDKFILASKIYWPTREDDPNAQGLNRKHLRTQIDNILNRLGTDYVDLLYIHRWDNETPVAEFMRTLNGFVNDGRVHYLGASNRDPNAWQVVKANEIAKREGWEPFTNTQIIVNLVDRQIEPEYLPMVESYGLGLMPFSPLAGGFLTGKYERDESPPEGSRGAHEDRFREMYLTDENFDVLDTVREVADEYNASVVQVSLAWLLQHPAVTAPVIGPRTVDQLEANIDATDVDLSEDAFERLSEATSVPY
- a CDS encoding phosphotriesterase family protein; translation: MSDAGKAITAEGPVNPENLGITLPHEHLFSSWGPEKFDTPESAYERKLAREPISLDNLWYVRRNPTQHQGNLRLESMEDAVKEVMHFYRAGGDTIVDVTPKGTSADPVRVRGVGRETDLNFVHGTAFYTYDSHPDRIGDITIDELAEEFVSDVSEGINDTSVRAGIIGEIGTSGDIHEQEKRVLRAGARASLETGAPVSVHPPSNRNPEWPPSRRALQVLDILEEEGLPLDRVVICHMDQSKWLGGSMEYQRQILDRGAYVEFDLFGHDLYFAHAKDAQPSDVDRAGYVAELVEDGYADQLLLSHDIFLKHLLRTYGGHGYAHILTNVVPMFDGAGVPDEVVEQILTTNPQRMLTFAKPQ